From Cyclopterus lumpus isolate fCycLum1 chromosome 4, fCycLum1.pri, whole genome shotgun sequence, a single genomic window includes:
- the cyfip1 gene encoding cytoplasmic FMR1-interacting protein 1 homolog has product MASTVTLEDALSNVDLLEELPLPDQQPCIEPLPSSVMFQPNFNTNFEDRNAFVTGIARYIEQATVHSSMNVMLEEGQEYAIMLYTWRSCSRAIPQVKCNEQPNRVEIYEKTVEVLEPEVTKLMNFMYFQRMAIDRFCAEVRRLCHTERRKDFVSEAYLLTLGKFINMFAVLDELKNMKCSVKNDHSAYKRAAQFLRKMSEPSSIQESQNLSMFLANHNKITQSLQQQLEVINGYEELLADIVNLCVEYYENKMYLTPNEKHMLLKVMGFGLYLMDGNSSNVYKLDAKKRVNLTKIDKFFKQLQVVPLFGDMQIELSRYIKTSAHFEENKSRWTCTSISSSPQYNICEQMLQIRDDHMRFISELARYSNSEVVTGSGRQEAQKTDSEYRKLFDLALQGIQLLSQWSAHVMEVYSWKLVHPTDKYSNKECPDNAEEYERATRYNYTCEEKFALVEVMAMIKGLQVLMGRMESVFNHAVRHTIYSALQDFAQVTLRDPLRQAIKKKKNVIQSVLQAIRKTVCDWEAGREPHNDPALRGEKDPKGGFDITVPRRAVGPSSTQLYMVRTMLESLIADKSGSKKTLRSGLDGPTILDIERFHRESFFYTHLLNFSETLQQCCDLSQLWFREFFLELTMGRRIQFPIEMSMPWILTDHILETKEASMMEYVLYPLDLYNDSAHYALTKFKKQFLYDEIEAEVNLCFDQFVYKLADQIFAYYKILAGSLLLDKRLRADCKNQGANIPWPASNRYETLLKQRHVQLLGRSIDLNRLITQRVSAALYKSLELAINRFESEDLTSIMELEGLLDINRMTHKLLSKFLTLDSMDAMFREANHNVSAPYGRITLHVFWELNYDFLPNYCYNGSTNRFVRTVLPFSQEFQRDKPPNAQPQYLYGSKTLNLAYSSIFSTYRNFVGPPHIKVMCRLLGYQGIAVVMEELLKVVKSLLQGTIMQYVKTLMEVMPKICRLPRHEYGSPGILEFFHHQLKDIVEYAELKTVCFQNLREVGNAMLFCLLSEQSLSQEEVCDLLHAAPFQNILPRVHVKEGERLDAKMKRLESKYTALHLVPLIERLGTPQQIAIAREGDLLTKERLCCGLSMFEVILTRVRGFLDDPIWRGPLPSNGVMHVDECVEFHRLWSAMQFVYCIPVGAHEFTVEQCFGDGLHWAGCMIIALLGQHRRFDILDFSYHLLKVQKHDGKDEVIKSVPLKKMVDRIRKFQIINNEVFSILNKYLKSGDGENLPVEHVRCFQPPIHQSLASS; this is encoded by the exons ATGGCGTCCACGGTGACCTTAGAAGATGCCCTCTCCAACGTGGacctgctggaggagctgccGCTCCCGGACCAGCAGCCCTGCATCGAGCCCCTCCCCTCATCCGTCATGTTCCAG CCCAACTTCAACACCAACTTTGAGGACCGAAATGCGTTCGTCACCGGCATCGCCAGATACATCGAGCAGGCCACGGTCCACTCCAGCATG AATGTGATGTTGGAGGAGGGGCAGGAATACGCCATCATGCTGTACACCTGGAGGAGCTGCTCACGAGCGATACCACAG GTGAAATGCAACGAGCAGCCCAACAGAGTGGAGATCTATGAGAAGACGGTGGAGGTCCTGGAGCCAGAAGTCACCAAGCTGATGAACTTCATGTACTTCCAG cGAATGGCGATCGACCGTTTCTGCGCAGAAGTTCGGCGTCTCTGCCACACGGAGCGCAGGAAGGACTTCGTGTCCGAGGCGTACCTGCTGACCCTCGGGAAGTTCATCAACATGTTCGCCGTGCTGGACGAGCTGAAGAACATGAAGTGCAGCGTGAAGAACGACCACTCAGCCTACAAACG AGCTGCTCAGTTCCTCAGGAAGATGTCTGAGCCTTCATCCATCCAGGAGTCTCAGAACTTGTCCATGTTCCTGGCCAACCACAACAAGATCACTCAG tctctgcagcagcagctggaggtgaTCAATGGCTACGAGGAGCTGCTGGCCGACATCGTCAACCTGTGTGTGGAGTACTACGAGAACAAGATGTACCTCACCCCCAACGAGAAGCACATGCTGCTCAAA GTGATGGGGTTTGGCTTGTACCTCATGGACGGAAACAGCAGCAACGTCTACAAGCTGGATGCCAAGAAGAGGGTCAACTTGACCAAGATCGACAAGTTTTTCAAG cagctgcaggtggTTCCTCTGTTCGGGGACATGCAGATCGAGCTGTCTCGCTACATCAAGACCAGCGCTCACTTTGAGGAGAACAAATCCAG gtggaccTGTACGTCCATATCCAGCAGCCCTCAGTACAACATCTGTGAGCAGATGCTTCAGATCCGTGACGACCACATGCGCTTCATCTCGGAGTTGGCTCGCTACAGCAACAGTGAG GTGGTCACCGGCTCGGGGCGCCAGGAGGCCCAGAAGACGGACTCCGAGTACAGGAAGCTGTTCGACTTGGCCCTGCAGGGCATCCAGCTGCTGTCCCAGTGGAGCGCTCACGTCATGGAAGTG TACTCCTGGAAACTGGTCCACCCGACAGACAAATACTCCAACAAGGAGTGCCCCGACAACGCCGAGGAGTACGAGAGAGCCACCAGATACAACTACACCTGCGAGGAGAAGTTTGCTCTGGTGGAG GTGATGGCGATGATTAAGGGGCTGCAGGTGCTCATGGGCCGCATGGAGAGCGTGTTCAACCACGCCGTCCGGCACACCATCTACTCCGCCCTGCAGGACTTCGCTCAGGTGACCCTGCGCGACCCGCTGAGACAGGccatcaagaagaagaagaacgtcATCCAGAG CGTCCTGCAGGCCATCAGGAAGACGGTGTGCGACTGGGAGGCCGGCCGCGAGCCGCACAACGACCCGGCGCTGCGTGGAGAGAAGGACCCCAAAGGCGGCTTCGACATCACGGTTCCTCGCCGGGCCGTCGGCCCCTCCAGCACACAG ctctACATGGTGAGGACCATGCTGGAGTCTCTCATCGCAGACAAGAGCGGCTCAAAGAAGACTCTGCGCAGCGGGCTGGACGGGCCGACCATCCTGGACATCGAGAGGTTTCACCGAGAGTCCTTCTTCTACACACACCTGCTGAACTTCAGTG agaCCCTGCAGCAGTGCTGTGATCTCTCCCAGCTCTGGTTCAGGGAGTTCTTCCTGGAGCTCACGATGGGCCGAAGGATCCAGTTCCCCATCGAGATGTCGATGCCCTGGATCCTCACAGACCACATCCTGGAGACCAAGGAGGCGTCCATGATGGA GTACGTGCTGTACCCTCTGGACCTCTACAACGACAGCGCTCACTACGCGCTCACCAAGTTCAAGAAGCAGTTCCTGTACGACGAGATCGAGGCCGAG GTGAACTTGTGCTTCGACCAGTTCGTCTACAAGCTGGCGGATCAGATATTCGCCTACTACAAGATCCTAGCTGGAAG CCTCCTGCTGGACAAGCGCCTGAGAGCCGACTGTAAGAACCAGGGGGCCAACATCCCGTGGCCGGCCTCCAACCGCTACGAGACGCTGCTGAAGCAGCGCCACGTCCAG CTTCTAGGCCGCTCCATCGACCTGAACCGACTCATCACGCAGAGGGTGTCCGCCGCGCTCTACAAGTCTCTGGAGCTCGCCATCAACCGCTTCGAGAGCGAGGACCTCACCTCCATCATG gAACTGGAAGGGCTCCTGGACATCAACCGCATGACGCACAAGCTGCTCAGTAAGTTCCTGACCCTGGACAGCATGGACGCCATGTTCCGCGAGGCCAACCACAACGTGTCGGCGCCGTACGGGCGCATCACGCTGCACGTCTTCTGGGAGCTGAACTACGACTTCCTGCCCAACTACTGCTACAACGGCTCCACCAACAG GTTTGTGCGCACCGTGCTGCCGTTCTCTCAGGAGTTCCAGAGGGACAAGCCGCCCAACGCCCAGCCCCAGTACCTGtacgggtcaaag ACCTTGAACCTGGCGTACAGCAGCATATTCAGCACCTACAGGAACTTCGTGGGCCCCCCCCACATCAAGGTCATGTGCCGGCTGCTGGGTTACCAGGGCATCGccgtggtgatggaggagctgctgaaggTGGTCAAGAGCCTG ctccagGGAACCATCATGCAGTATGTGAAGACCCTGATGGAGGTGATGCCCAAGATCTGCAGACTCCCTCGCCACGAGTACGGCTCCCCAG GCATCCTGGAGTTCTTCCACCACCAGCTGAAGGACATCGTGGAGTACGCTGAGCTCAAGACGGTCTGCTTCCAGAACCTCCGGGAGGTCGGCAACGCCATGTTGTTCTGTCTGCTGAGCGAGCAGAGTCTG TCGCAGGAGGAAGTGTGTGACTTGCTGCATGCAGCTCCGTTCCAGAACATCCTGCCGAGAGTCCACGTGAAAG AGGGGGAACGACTGGACGCCAAGATGAAGCGCCTGGAGTCCAAATACACGGCCCTGCACCTGGTTCCACTGATAGAACGTCTGGGAACCCCACAG caAATAGCCATTGCTCGTGAGGGCGACCTCCTGACCAAAGAGAGGCTGTGCTGCGGCCTCTCCATGTTCGAGGTCATCCTCACGCGTGTGCGTGGCTTCCTGGACGACCCCATCTGGCGCGGCCCGCTGCCTAGCAACGGCGTGATGCACGTGGACGAGTGCGTGGAGTTCCACCGTCTCTGGAGCGCCATGCAGTTTGTGTACTGCATCCCGGTGGGAGCTCATGAGTTCACAGTgga GCAGTGCTTCGGAGACGGGCTCCACTGGGCCGGCTGCATGATCATCGCCCTGCTGGGTCAACACAGACGCTTCGACATCCTGGACTTCAGCTACCACCTCCTGAAGGTGCAGAAGCACGACGGCAAGGACGAGGTCATCAAGAGCGTG CCTCTGAAGAAGATGGTCGACAGAATCCGTAAATTCCAAATCATCAACAACGAGGTCTTCTCCATCCTCAACAAGTACCTGAAGTCGGGCGACGGGGAGAACCTGCCGGTGGAACACGTGCGCTGCTTCCAGCCGCCGATCCACCAGTCGCTCGCCAGCAGCTGA
- the nipa2 gene encoding magnesium transporter NIPA2 isoform X1: protein MAFLLVRSAEETVSGQNCSVGLHRRHPDLNDTSGLAMGQDRGKYDFYIGLGLAVSSSIFIGGSFILKKKGLLRLARKGSMRAGQGGHAYLKEWLWWAGLLSMGAGEAANFAAYAFAPATLVTPLGALSVLVSAVLSSYFLTERLNLHGKLGCVLSILGSTTMVIHAPQEEEISSLDHMAQKLVDPGFFIFATLVVIVALIFIFVVGPRHGQTNILVYITICSVIGALSVSCVKGLGIAIKEAIAGKSVARKPLAWILLLGLVACVSTQINYLNKALDIFNTSLVTPIYYVFFTTSVLSCSAILFKEWGHMGGDDVIGTLSGFLTIIVGIFLLHAFKDVSVSLASLAVAMRKDERGASPAANGTASHYELLLPHGEEPFESVSRRNGAASSDH, encoded by the exons ATGGCGTTCCTCTTGGTTCGGTCTGCTGAGGAAACG GTGTCGGGTCAGAACTGCTCTGTTGGTCTTCACCGGCGCCACCCGGACCTCAACGACACGTCCGGCCTCGCTATGGGTCAGGACCGGGGCAAGTACGACTTCTACATCGGCCTGGGGCTGGCCGTGAGCTCCAGCATCTTCATCGGGGGCAGCTTCATCCTCAAGAAGAAGGGCCTCCTGCGGCTGGCCAGGAAGGGCTCCATGCGGGCAg GTCAGGGAGGCCACGCCTACCTCAAGGAGTGGTTATGGTGGGCGGGGCTACTGTCAA TGGGAGCTGGGGAAGCAGCCAACTTCGCAGCCTATGCCTTTGCTCCGGCGACCCTGGTGACCCCGCTGGGCGCCCTCAGCGTGCTGGTCAG CGCCGTGCTGTCCTCGTACTTCCTGACGGAGCGTCTGAACCTGCACGGGAAGCTGGGCTGCGTGCTCAGCATCCTGGGCTCCACCACCATGGTGATCCACGCCccccaggaggaggagatcagCAGCCTGGACCACATGGCCCAGAAGCTGGTGGACCCGG GGTTCTTCATCTTCGCCACCCTCGTGGTCATCGTGGCGCTCATCTTCATCTTCGTGGTGGGTCCCCGTCACGGCCAGACCAACATCCTGGTCTACATCACCATCTGCTCCGTGATCGGCGCCCTGTCGGTGTCCTGCGTGAAGGGGCTGGGCATCGCCATCAAGGAGGCGATCGCCGGCAAAAGCGTGGCCAGGAAGCCGCTGGCGTGGATCCTGCTGCTGGGCCTGGTGGCGTGCGTCAGCACGCAGATCAACTACCTGAACAAGGCGCTGGACATCTTCAACACCTCGCTGGTCACGCCCATCTACTACGTGTTCTTCACCACGTCCGTGCTCTCCTGCTCCGCCATCCTCTTCAAGGAGTGGGGCCACATGGGCGGCGACGACGTGATCGGCACGCTGAGCGGCTTCCTCACCATCATCGTGGGCATCTTCCTGCTGCACGCCTTCAAGGACGTGAGCGTGAGCCTGGCCTCGCTCGCCGTGGCCATGAGGAAGGACGAGCGGGGGGCGTCGCCCGCCGCCAACGGCACGGCGTCGCACtacgagctgctgctgccgcacGGCGAGGAGCCCTTCGAGAGCGTGTCCCGGAGGAACGGGGCGGCCTCGTCGGACCACTGA
- the nipa2 gene encoding magnesium transporter NIPA2 isoform X2: MGQDRGKYDFYIGLGLAVSSSIFIGGSFILKKKGLLRLARKGSMRAGQGGHAYLKEWLWWAGLLSMGAGEAANFAAYAFAPATLVTPLGALSVLVSAVLSSYFLTERLNLHGKLGCVLSILGSTTMVIHAPQEEEISSLDHMAQKLVDPGFFIFATLVVIVALIFIFVVGPRHGQTNILVYITICSVIGALSVSCVKGLGIAIKEAIAGKSVARKPLAWILLLGLVACVSTQINYLNKALDIFNTSLVTPIYYVFFTTSVLSCSAILFKEWGHMGGDDVIGTLSGFLTIIVGIFLLHAFKDVSVSLASLAVAMRKDERGASPAANGTASHYELLLPHGEEPFESVSRRNGAASSDH, translated from the exons ATGGGTCAGGACCGGGGCAAGTACGACTTCTACATCGGCCTGGGGCTGGCCGTGAGCTCCAGCATCTTCATCGGGGGCAGCTTCATCCTCAAGAAGAAGGGCCTCCTGCGGCTGGCCAGGAAGGGCTCCATGCGGGCAg GTCAGGGAGGCCACGCCTACCTCAAGGAGTGGTTATGGTGGGCGGGGCTACTGTCAA TGGGAGCTGGGGAAGCAGCCAACTTCGCAGCCTATGCCTTTGCTCCGGCGACCCTGGTGACCCCGCTGGGCGCCCTCAGCGTGCTGGTCAG CGCCGTGCTGTCCTCGTACTTCCTGACGGAGCGTCTGAACCTGCACGGGAAGCTGGGCTGCGTGCTCAGCATCCTGGGCTCCACCACCATGGTGATCCACGCCccccaggaggaggagatcagCAGCCTGGACCACATGGCCCAGAAGCTGGTGGACCCGG GGTTCTTCATCTTCGCCACCCTCGTGGTCATCGTGGCGCTCATCTTCATCTTCGTGGTGGGTCCCCGTCACGGCCAGACCAACATCCTGGTCTACATCACCATCTGCTCCGTGATCGGCGCCCTGTCGGTGTCCTGCGTGAAGGGGCTGGGCATCGCCATCAAGGAGGCGATCGCCGGCAAAAGCGTGGCCAGGAAGCCGCTGGCGTGGATCCTGCTGCTGGGCCTGGTGGCGTGCGTCAGCACGCAGATCAACTACCTGAACAAGGCGCTGGACATCTTCAACACCTCGCTGGTCACGCCCATCTACTACGTGTTCTTCACCACGTCCGTGCTCTCCTGCTCCGCCATCCTCTTCAAGGAGTGGGGCCACATGGGCGGCGACGACGTGATCGGCACGCTGAGCGGCTTCCTCACCATCATCGTGGGCATCTTCCTGCTGCACGCCTTCAAGGACGTGAGCGTGAGCCTGGCCTCGCTCGCCGTGGCCATGAGGAAGGACGAGCGGGGGGCGTCGCCCGCCGCCAACGGCACGGCGTCGCACtacgagctgctgctgccgcacGGCGAGGAGCCCTTCGAGAGCGTGTCCCGGAGGAACGGGGCGGCCTCGTCGGACCACTGA
- the nipa1 gene encoding magnesium transporter NIPA1, translating to MAAEAEPSRGSFPVSGVAIAVVSSFINGSTFVLQKKGILRSRDRGVSYLTDVVWWSGTLSMIVGQIGNFLAYNVAPAVIVTPLGALGVLFGAVLASWILGEHLTLQGKLGCALCCCGSVVLIIHAPRAEGVASRLDFEARLSDPVMVAYGVLVVLVLVVLVVWVAPAHGSSNVLVYVAICSLSGSFTVPSSRGLGLVAPDVFGAAASGGGGALPLFLGLLATLAVCVLVQFFFITKALQSFSSNAFEAVYYVAFTCSATLASALLFREWAELTVGSGAALLGGLTTVCVGVVLLRVSQEASVTGRKKKTE from the exons ATGGCGGCTGAGGCGGAACCGAGCCGCGGTTCGTTTCCGGTTTCTGGGGTCGCGATAGCAGTGGTGTCAAGTTTCATCAACGGCTCGACTTTTGTGCTCCAGAAAAAAGGAATATTACGGTCACGCGACAGAG GAGTTTCGTACCTCACAGATGTGGTTTGGTGGAGCGGCACCTTGTCCA TGATCGTTGGTCAAATTGGGAACTTCCTGGCCTACAACGTGGCCCCCGCTGTGATCGTGACCCCCCTGGGGGCCCTCGGGGTGTTGTTTGG GGCCGTGCTGGCGTCCTGGATCCTGGGGGAGCATTTGACCCTGCAGGGGAAGCTGGGCTGTGCGCTGTGCTGCTGTGGCTCCGTGGTGCTCATCATTCACGCCCCTCGAGCCGAGGGGGTCGCGTCCCGGCTGGACTTTGAGGCCCGGCTGTCAGACCCAG TGATGGTGGCGTACGGCGTGCTGGTGGTCCTGGTGCTGGTGGTCCTGGTCGTGTGGGTGGCTCCGGCTCACGGCTCCTCCAACGTCCTGGTCTACGTGGCCATATGTTCCCTTTCGGGCAGCTTCACCGTCCCCAGCAGCAGAGGCCTCGGCCTGGTGGCTCCGGACGTCTTCGGGGCGGCGgcgagcggcggcggcggggcgCTGCCCCTCTTCCTGGGGTTGCTGGCCACGCTGGCCGTCTGCGTCCTGGTCCAGTTCTTCTTCATCACCAAGGCCCTGCAGAGCTTCAGCTCCAACGCCTTCGAGGCCGTCTACTACGTGGCCTTCACGTGCAGCGCCACTCTCGCCTCGGCGCTGCTCTTCAGGGAGTGGGCGGAGCTGACCGTGGGCAGCGGCGCCGCCCTGCTGGGCGGTCTGACCACCGTGTGCGTCGGCGTGGTGCTGCTGCGCGTCTCCCAGGAGGCCTCCGTCacggggaggaagaagaagaccgAGTGA